A window of Equus caballus isolate H_3958 breed thoroughbred chromosome 10, TB-T2T, whole genome shotgun sequence contains these coding sequences:
- the RPL28 gene encoding large ribosomal subunit protein eL28 isoform X2: MRIGIKDIAPPPVGLFPSPAAALRGVAAMSAHLQWMVVRNCSSFLIKRNKQTYSTEPNNLKARNSFRYNGLIHRKTVGVEPAADGKGVVVVMKRRSGQRKPATSYVRTTINKNARATLSSIRHMIRRNKYRPDLRMAAIRRASAILRSQKPVMVKRKRTRPTKSS; the protein is encoded by the exons ATGCGTATCGGTATTAAAGACATCGCCCCGCCTCCCGTCGGTCTCTTTCCGTCTCCGGCCGCCGCGCTGAGAGGAG TTGCCGCCATGTCCGCGCATCTGCAATGGATGGTCGTGCGGAACTGCTCCAGCTTCCTGATCAAGAGGAACAAGCAGACGTACAGCACC GAGCCCAATAACCTGAAGGCCCGCAACTCCTTCCGCTACAACGGGCTGATTCACCGCAAGACTGTGGGTGTGGAGCCCGCGGCCGACGGCAAAGGGGTCGTGGTGGTGATGAAGCGGAGATCCG GCCAGAGAAAGCCAGCCACGTCCTATGTTCGGACCACCATCAACAAGAACGCCCGGGCCACCCTCAGCAGCATCCGGCACATGATCCGCAGGAACAAGTACCGCCCCGATCTGCGCATG GCCGCCATCCGCAGAGCCAGCGCCATCCTGCGCAGCCAGAAGCCTGTGATGGTGAAGAGGAAGCGGACCCGCCCCACCAAGAGTTCCTGA
- the RPL28 gene encoding large ribosomal subunit protein eL28 isoform X1, translated as MSAHLQWMVVRNCSSFLIKRNKQTYSTEPNNLKARNSFRYNGLIHRKTVGVEPAADGKGVVVVMKRRSGQRKPATSYVRTTINKNARATLSSIRHMIRRNKYRPDLRMAAIRRASAILRSQKPVMVKRKRTRPTKSS; from the exons ATGTCCGCGCATCTGCAATGGATGGTCGTGCGGAACTGCTCCAGCTTCCTGATCAAGAGGAACAAGCAGACGTACAGCACC GAGCCCAATAACCTGAAGGCCCGCAACTCCTTCCGCTACAACGGGCTGATTCACCGCAAGACTGTGGGTGTGGAGCCCGCGGCCGACGGCAAAGGGGTCGTGGTGGTGATGAAGCGGAGATCCG GCCAGAGAAAGCCAGCCACGTCCTATGTTCGGACCACCATCAACAAGAACGCCCGGGCCACCCTCAGCAGCATCCGGCACATGATCCGCAGGAACAAGTACCGCCCCGATCTGCGCATG GCCGCCATCCGCAGAGCCAGCGCCATCCTGCGCAGCCAGAAGCCTGTGATGGTGAAGAGGAAGCGGACCCGCCCCACCAAGAGTTCCTGA
- the UBE2S gene encoding ubiquitin-conjugating enzyme E2 S, giving the protein MNSNVENLPPHIIRLVYKEVTTLTADPPDGIKVFPNEEDLTDLQVTIEGPEGTPYAGGLFRMKLLLGKDFPASPPKGYFLTKIFHPNVGANGEICVNVLKRDWAAELGIRHVLLTIKCLLIHPNPESALNEEAGRLLLENYEEYAARARLLTEIHGGAGGPSGRRPEAGRAVAGAAAASSTDPVAPGGPGGAEGPMAKKHAGERDKKLAAKRKTDKKRALRRL; this is encoded by the exons ATG AACTCCAACGTGGAGAACCTGCCCCCCCACATCATCCGCCTGGTGTACAAGGAGGTGACAACGCTGACCGCCGACCCGCCAGATGGCATCAAGGTTTTTCCCAACGAGGAGGACCTCACAGACTTGCAGGTCACCATCGAGGGCCCTG AGGGGACCCCATACGCTGGAGGCCTCTTCCGCATGAAACTCCTGCTGGGGAAGGACTTTCCTGCCTCCCCACCTAAGGGCTACTTCTTGACCAAGATCTTCCACCCCAACGTGGGCGCCAACGGTGAGATCTGTGTCAACGTGCTCAAGAGGGACTGGGCAGCTGAGCTGGGCATCCGGCACGTGCTGCTG ACCATCAAGTGCCTGCTGATCCACCCTAACCCCGAGTCTGCCCTCAACGAGGAGGCGGGCCGCCTGCTCCTGGAGAACTACGAGGAGTACGCCGCCCGCGCCCGCCTGCTCACCGAGATCCACGGCGGTGCCGGCGGGCCCAGCGGCCGGAGGCCTGAGGCCGGCCGGGCCGTGGCCGGTGCGGCTGCGGCCTCCTCCACTGACCCTGTGGCCCCCGGAGGCCCGGGAGGGGCTGAGGGTCCCATGGCCAAGAAGCACGCGGGCGAGCGTGATAAGAAGCTGGCAGCCAAGAGAAAGACGGACAAGAAGCGGGCACTGCGGCGGCTGTAG